The sequence below is a genomic window from Candidatus Thiopontia autotrophica.
GTCGCCTGCCCCCTTCACCGCCCGGGGTATAGGCATCATCCTTGCGGATTTTCTGGTCAGAGGTGTAGCGGTTCACCATGGAGTCCATGTTTCCCGCTGTTACCCCAAAGAACAGGTTGGGCTTTCCCAATGAACGAAACTGATCTACACACTGCCACTCTGGCTGAGAGATGATACCAACCCGAAACCCCTGAGACTCCAACAGGCGTCCTACCAGAGCCATTCCAAAACTTGGGTGGTCAACATAACCATCACCGGTAATCAGAATAATGTCGCATGAGTCCCACCCCAACTCATCCATCTCTTCTCGAGACATAGGCAGAACAGGCGCCACCCCAAAGCGGTGCGCCCAATACTTGCGTCTGGAGAAGAGTGATTTCATTGGCTTATTATACTCTCAGCCATGAGAGATAGACGAAGAGTGGAAAAGTAGAAAAAACCCAGGGCTATCTATTTTGATAGTTTGATAGTTACAGGGAAGGCAAATGCCACCTTATCGTTTTTCATCTCATCAGGTAGCGGTGCAAATGGTTGAGCTATCTGAATCATCTGTTTTACTGCATCATCCAGCTCTACATGGTTAGAACTTTCGATAATCTCGGTCTCCAGTAGCTCTCCTGCACGATTCAGTACAAACCTGACAACAACTCTCCCTTCAATTAGGTGTTTTTCCGCAATGGTTTGGGGGTATATGGTTAGACCGTTGAGCTTGAGACGCATTTTGTCACGATAGGCAAAACCAACTCCGGTTGCTCCAGAATACTTCTTGCGCCAACTTTTGCCCCCCCTCTTTTTGGCGACAGTGGTTGTTTTGATTTTACTGCTATCGCTAGTTTCAGCAATCTGTGGGACAGGCGCCTCAAATTTTAACTCCTCCGCCTGAATCTCTGGCAGAGACTCCATCTCCAGCTCCTCAAAGTGAATCTGCTCTATCTCTATCTCAGCAAGAATGACCTCTGCTTCATCTGTCTGAAAAGATGTTATGTCAGTTGATGGAAGGAAGTTGTCAAGGCTCACATTTGGAATCATCAACCCCTCGTCAGCATCTACAGGTTGCATGGCTACTATGGAGAGATCAGATACAGTATCAACAGCCACCTCAGTCAACTCTGTTGATATTGGTATTATCATGCGGGGAACAGTAGCCTCCAGCTCTACTGTTGACTGCTCCTCCATCTCCGCATCTTCTCCAGCAGGCTCTTCAACAGGGGCGGCAGCCTCTAGTTCGACTACTGGCTGTTGATCCATATCGGCGTCTGCCCCTGCCGGCTCTTCAACGGGAACAACCTCCAGGGCAACCCCGGGTGATACTGACTCTGCAAGTGGTTGAGGGGAGTCATCCAGAGATATCATAGGCACTACTTCACTGGTGATGGCCTCAGGTTGATCCAGCACCAGTTTTTCCAGAATTTCCGGATCGGCCAGCATTACCGTAAAAGTGCTCTCAGTTATGCGCTTGACTATGGGTGCCAACTGATAAGATGGCATAAACTGAATAAGCAGAATATGGACCAACATTGAGCCTGTCAGTGCAACAAACCACTCGCGTGACTGGATAACCATAGCTATGGGGCAACCTCGGTAACCAGATCAACCTTGCGTACCCCACCCCTGCGAACCTGCTCCAGAAGCTCAATCACATCGTGAGAATCGACTCGGCTATCAGCATGAACCTCTATTGATGGCGGAATACGATTCTGGTACGCATTGTCTATAAGGTAGCGTAGCTGATAGTTATTTTTTATCTCTCTG
It includes:
- a CDS encoding biopolymer transporter ExbD, encoding MTPLVSVIFLLIIFFLVAGTVSSPGLWEIEHPHSSSDATVDQMDLSIFIDQDGNMAVGDREIKNNYQLRYLIDNAYQNRIPPSIEVHADSRVDSHDVIELLEQVRRGGVRKVDLVTEVAP
- a CDS encoding TonB family protein, producing MVIQSREWFVALTGSMLVHILLIQFMPSYQLAPIVKRITESTFTVMLADPEILEKLVLDQPEAITSEVVPMISLDDSPQPLAESVSPGVALEVVPVEEPAGADADMDQQPVVELEAAAPVEEPAGEDAEMEEQSTVELEATVPRMIIPISTELTEVAVDTVSDLSIVAMQPVDADEGLMIPNVSLDNFLPSTDITSFQTDEAEVILAEIEIEQIHFEELEMESLPEIQAEELKFEAPVPQIAETSDSSKIKTTTVAKKRGGKSWRKKYSGATGVGFAYRDKMRLKLNGLTIYPQTIAEKHLIEGRVVVRFVLNRAGELLETEIIESSNHVELDDAVKQMIQIAQPFAPLPDEMKNDKVAFAFPVTIKLSK